The Kitasatospora paranensis genome has a window encoding:
- a CDS encoding DUF5926 family protein, with translation MAKKAAKSSSQPSPTAATGDVPVVGAREKCPCGSGRRYKACHGREAAHAVQELVHRPFEGLPGEADWVALRELVPAATVPLTLAAGVAESAVGEVPSVTLATVLPLAWPALRRPDGSILLGLQTQSSSGDLSRDLADALELALATEPGSPVPSRRTVPGGRRLQELLDTRAAFVPEVHTGFEFWLEDAESASGEVAASLERANASAIPTEKVTSVDAAYWCGTPDKNHLRWVMTVPEEKLLDALARLSAAGHTSLGEGTKLVGSFRAHGLTVPVWDLPKEFSAADCEKPAAEFAERLAGALEENAPLGAEERRARANLVNRQITLN, from the coding sequence ATGGCCAAGAAGGCCGCCAAGTCCTCGTCGCAGCCCAGCCCGACCGCCGCCACCGGCGACGTCCCGGTCGTCGGCGCCCGCGAGAAGTGCCCGTGCGGCTCCGGCCGCCGTTACAAGGCCTGCCACGGCCGGGAGGCCGCGCACGCCGTCCAGGAGCTGGTGCACCGTCCGTTCGAGGGTCTGCCCGGCGAGGCGGACTGGGTCGCGCTGCGCGAGCTGGTGCCCGCCGCGACCGTCCCGCTGACGCTGGCCGCCGGGGTGGCGGAGAGCGCCGTCGGCGAGGTGCCGTCGGTGACCCTGGCCACCGTGCTGCCGCTGGCCTGGCCGGCGCTGCGCCGCCCGGACGGCTCGATCCTGCTGGGCCTGCAGACCCAGTCCTCCTCCGGCGACCTGAGCCGGGACCTCGCGGACGCGCTGGAGCTGGCCCTCGCCACCGAGCCGGGCAGCCCCGTGCCGTCCCGTCGCACCGTCCCCGGCGGCCGCCGCCTGCAGGAGCTGCTGGACACCCGGGCGGCGTTCGTCCCCGAGGTGCACACCGGCTTCGAGTTCTGGCTGGAGGACGCCGAGAGCGCGTCCGGCGAGGTCGCCGCCTCCCTGGAGCGGGCCAACGCCTCGGCGATCCCGACCGAGAAGGTCACCTCCGTCGACGCCGCGTACTGGTGCGGCACCCCGGACAAGAACCACCTGCGCTGGGTGATGACGGTGCCGGAGGAGAAGCTGCTGGACGCGCTCGCGCGGCTCTCGGCGGCCGGGCACACCTCGCTGGGCGAGGGCACCAAGCTGGTCGGCTCCTTCCGGGCGCACGGCCTGACGGTGCCGGTGTGGGACCTCCCCAAGGAGTTCTCCGCGGCCGACTGCGAGAAGCCCGCGGCGGAGTTCGCCGAGCGGCTCGCCGGCGCGCTGGAGGAGAACGCGCCCCTCGGCGCCGAGGAGCGCCGGGCCCGCGCGAACCTGGTGAACCGTCAGATCACCCTGAACTGA
- a CDS encoding purine-cytosine permease family protein: MLDTAPPRTLDGRALFALWANLGVSLIGFTSAATVLGAKGSELSFTAAVTAILVGTVIGTAMLGVAALIGARTGAPAMAVLRGLFGTRLSYLPTVLNILQCIGWGVYELTVIAWGAQQVAGTEGWRWLFVVAAGVLTTVLTIWPLGSIAVLRRYVAVAVGVAMVYFTVQLGRQGFPDPGAGNWHGFLTATDAIIAVSISFVPLAADYTRHARSSGAAFWGTFSGYTVAQVWCYVLGLIALLQSGGDPDKVFASFTGVAAGWLFLLVLVLRETDQSFANVYSTAMSVHNLLPRVDRRVLTGGIGVLVTVLALRIQQFTDSYYAFLGLIGSVFVPLFAVLAVDYFLGAGRRGWDLSQGAPSRPLMLLPWALGFAVYQFLNPSAIGGWWTGMWTDLQSAVGFTPQSWTSASLFGFLVPALATWALTPFTARVRGGAQD; encoded by the coding sequence GTGCTGGACACCGCACCTCCGCGCACCCTCGACGGCCGGGCGCTGTTCGCGCTCTGGGCGAACCTCGGGGTCAGCCTGATCGGCTTCACCAGTGCGGCGACGGTGCTGGGCGCCAAGGGCTCGGAACTGTCCTTCACGGCCGCCGTGACGGCGATCCTGGTCGGCACCGTGATCGGGACGGCGATGCTGGGCGTCGCCGCGCTGATCGGCGCCCGGACGGGCGCGCCGGCGATGGCCGTGCTGCGCGGCCTGTTCGGCACCCGGCTGTCCTACCTGCCGACGGTGCTGAACATCCTGCAGTGCATCGGCTGGGGCGTGTACGAGCTCACCGTGATCGCCTGGGGTGCGCAGCAGGTGGCGGGCACCGAGGGCTGGCGCTGGCTGTTCGTGGTGGCGGCGGGCGTGCTGACCACCGTGCTGACCATCTGGCCGCTGGGCTCGATCGCGGTGCTGCGCCGCTACGTGGCCGTCGCGGTGGGTGTGGCGATGGTGTACTTCACCGTCCAGCTGGGCCGGCAGGGCTTCCCCGACCCGGGGGCGGGCAACTGGCACGGCTTCCTGACCGCGACGGACGCGATCATCGCGGTGTCGATCTCGTTCGTCCCGCTGGCCGCGGACTACACCCGGCACGCGCGCAGCTCCGGCGCCGCCTTCTGGGGCACGTTCTCCGGCTACACGGTGGCCCAGGTGTGGTGCTACGTGCTGGGCCTGATCGCGCTGCTCCAGTCGGGCGGCGACCCGGACAAGGTGTTCGCCTCGTTCACCGGGGTGGCGGCGGGCTGGCTGTTCCTGCTGGTGCTCGTCCTGCGGGAGACGGACCAGTCCTTCGCCAACGTGTACTCGACCGCCATGTCGGTGCACAACCTGCTGCCGCGGGTGGACCGTCGGGTGCTGACCGGCGGGATCGGCGTGCTGGTGACGGTGCTGGCGCTGCGGATCCAGCAGTTCACCGACTCCTACTACGCCTTCCTGGGCCTGATCGGCTCGGTGTTCGTGCCGCTGTTCGCGGTGCTGGCCGTCGACTACTTCCTGGGGGCCGGGCGCCGCGGCTGGGACTTGTCGCAGGGCGCGCCGTCGCGTCCGCTGATGCTGTTGCCGTGGGCGCTCGGCTTCGCGGTCTACCAGTTCCTCAACCCGTCGGCGATCGGCGGCTGGTGGACGGGGATGTGGACGGACCTGCAGTCCGCAGTGGGCTTCACGCCGCAGTCCTGGACGTCGGCCTCGCTGTTCGGCTTCCTGGTGCCGGCGCTGGCGACCTGGGCGCTGACCCCGTTCACCGCCCGGGTGCGCGGCGGCGCGCAGGACTGA
- a CDS encoding aquaporin produces MTTKPLAGRLAAEAVGTAVLAAVLIGSGFSASALSGDDAVRLLANVLASALALGVLIALLAPVSGAHLNPLVTAGAWWAGRRTGGPGGREAACYALAQLAGAVAGAVLANAMYGRPALELSGRPRAAGHLWLGEAVATGVLVLLVLGLARAGRERFAPVAVAGWIGAACWGTSSGSFANPALTVGRSLSDGFTGIAPGSVPAFVLAQCAGAAVGLALVPLLFGRAAADGADGADDADARKGRTGRTEPAAARELPGR; encoded by the coding sequence ATGACGACGAAACCCCTGGCGGGGAGGCTGGCCGCGGAGGCCGTCGGGACGGCCGTGCTGGCCGCCGTGCTGATCGGCTCCGGCTTCTCGGCGAGTGCGCTGAGCGGGGACGACGCCGTCCGGCTGCTGGCCAACGTGCTCGCCTCGGCGCTGGCACTGGGCGTGCTGATCGCCCTGCTGGCGCCGGTCTCGGGGGCGCACCTCAACCCGCTGGTGACGGCGGGCGCGTGGTGGGCCGGACGGCGCACCGGCGGGCCGGGAGGCCGGGAGGCGGCCTGCTACGCGCTGGCGCAGCTGGCCGGGGCGGTGGCCGGGGCGGTGCTGGCGAACGCCATGTACGGGCGCCCCGCGCTGGAGCTGTCCGGGCGGCCGCGCGCGGCGGGTCACCTGTGGCTGGGCGAGGCGGTGGCGACGGGGGTGCTGGTACTGCTCGTCCTCGGTCTGGCGCGGGCCGGCCGGGAGCGGTTCGCCCCGGTGGCGGTGGCCGGTTGGATCGGCGCGGCCTGCTGGGGCACCTCGTCCGGGAGTTTCGCCAACCCGGCTCTGACGGTGGGGCGTTCACTGAGTGACGGGTTCACCGGGATCGCGCCCGGGTCGGTGCCGGCGTTCGTGCTGGCGCAGTGCGCGGGCGCGGCGGTGGGGCTGGCGCTCGTCCCGCTGCTGTTCGGCCGCGCGGCGGCCGACGGCGCGGACGGCGCGGACGACGCCGACGCCAGGAAGGGCCGGACGGGCAGGACGGAGCCGGCCGCCGCGCGGGAGCTGCCGGGCCGCTGA
- a CDS encoding PP2C family protein-serine/threonine phosphatase, translated as MTDAQPRGLALSGAALSGAALPGAAATGAAALVGPAPTGLLPAGIPAQLLDLFDDDGGPDALQDRLAGWLSDLTCLHGHTERLARARGLDDVLTAVLESGAALLGAGRGLIAVTARGAGRPVGLGLDRSGIGALETVPVEHGPFAGLLGRPGGDPGRLLVGDLAQDPAVGPRFREVAGQLGLGACFALPLGTPEDGPLGAAAWFWDEPAEPSARTVRLVSRYCDFAAPLLAGHLARDRSGRAAEALRRSLLPDRLPTAPGARLAARILPARLENASASDWYDAIELPDGALAVTVGSVFGDGPGTGPASAPGAAAAMARVRAALRAYAVLEGEDPVSVLGDLELLLKTTEPARTATAAYAWIQPAERRIALAGAGHCPPILLGRTGAEFVETSLSAPLGVLSCWEAPGVELTAGRGDLLLLYTEGLARHCGPTLHAGQGALRRAAADAPRDVRLDPDRLCAHLLEAVGVPAEGTGTDDVVLLAVRFE; from the coding sequence ATGACCGACGCCCAGCCGCGGGGACTGGCCCTCTCCGGTGCCGCCCTGTCCGGTGCCGCGCTGCCCGGGGCGGCGGCGACCGGTGCAGCGGCACTGGTCGGGCCGGCGCCGACCGGGCTCCTGCCGGCCGGCATCCCCGCGCAGCTGCTCGACCTGTTCGACGACGACGGGGGCCCGGACGCCCTGCAGGACCGGCTGGCCGGCTGGCTGTCCGACCTCACCTGCCTGCACGGACACACCGAGCGCCTCGCCCGCGCCCGCGGACTCGACGACGTGCTCACCGCCGTCCTCGAGTCCGGTGCGGCCCTGCTCGGTGCCGGCCGCGGGCTGATCGCCGTCACCGCGCGCGGCGCCGGCCGGCCGGTCGGCCTGGGTCTCGACCGTTCCGGGATCGGCGCGCTGGAGACCGTACCGGTCGAGCACGGTCCGTTCGCCGGGCTGCTCGGCCGGCCCGGCGGCGACCCCGGCCGGCTGCTGGTCGGCGATCTCGCCCAGGACCCGGCGGTCGGCCCCCGGTTCCGCGAGGTCGCGGGCCAGCTCGGGCTGGGCGCCTGCTTCGCGCTGCCGCTCGGCACGCCCGAGGACGGCCCGCTGGGCGCCGCCGCGTGGTTCTGGGACGAGCCCGCGGAACCCTCCGCCCGGACGGTGCGGCTCGTCTCCCGCTACTGCGACTTCGCCGCTCCCCTGCTGGCCGGCCACCTGGCCCGGGACCGCTCCGGGCGGGCCGCCGAGGCACTGCGCCGCAGCCTGCTGCCGGACCGCCTGCCGACCGCACCCGGCGCCAGGCTGGCCGCCCGCATCCTCCCGGCCCGGCTCGAGAACGCGTCCGCGAGCGACTGGTACGACGCGATCGAGCTGCCCGACGGCGCCCTCGCCGTCACCGTCGGCAGCGTCTTCGGGGACGGCCCGGGCACCGGCCCCGCCTCCGCGCCCGGTGCGGCCGCCGCGATGGCCCGGGTGCGGGCCGCCCTGCGCGCCTACGCCGTCCTGGAGGGCGAGGACCCGGTCTCCGTCCTCGGCGACCTCGAACTGCTGCTCAAGACCACCGAGCCGGCCCGCACCGCCACCGCCGCGTACGCCTGGATCCAGCCGGCCGAGCGGCGGATCGCCCTGGCCGGGGCCGGCCACTGCCCGCCGATCCTGCTCGGCCGCACCGGCGCGGAGTTCGTCGAGACCTCGCTCTCCGCCCCGCTCGGCGTGCTCAGCTGCTGGGAGGCGCCCGGCGTGGAGCTCACCGCCGGGCGCGGCGACCTGCTGCTGCTCTACACCGAGGGCCTGGCGCGGCACTGCGGCCCGACCCTGCACGCCGGCCAGGGGGCGCTGCGCCGCGCCGCCGCCGACGCCCCGCGCGACGTCCGGCTCGACCCGGACCGGCTCTGCGCCCACCTGCTGGAGGCGGTCGGCGTCCCCGCCGAGGGCACCGGCACGGACGACGTGGTGCTGCTGGCCGTGCGCTTCGAGTGA
- a CDS encoding aminopeptidase P family protein → MPAVSANPEGLAAEQDDQPIKGRKNGLYGEVSDELAASMKTGWADTELRGLQPVAQAPYAAERRAKLSARFPGERLVVPAGHLRVRANDTDYPFRAASEYVHLTGDQTEDAVLVAEPNGTGHDFTLYLLPRSDRENGEFWLDGNGELWVGRRHSLEEAQALLGLPARDVRKAAEELAAATAVPTRIVRGYDAALEEALSGVLDEEHDDELKVFLSGLRLVKDAWEVGELRAACTATVNGFTDVVRELGQAVATSERWIEGTFWRRARVEGNDVGYGSICAAGPHATTLHWVRNDGDVRPGELLLLDAGVETTTLYTADVTRTLPIDGRFNALQRKIYDAVYDAQEAGIAAVRPGGLFRDFHDAAQRVLAERLLAWGLLDASVYDVEKVLELGLQRRWTLHGTGHMLGLDVHDCAHARRENYVDAVLEPGMVLTVEPGLYFQLDDLTVPEEYRGIGVRIEDDILVTADGNENLSAGLPRRSDEVESWMAGLTG, encoded by the coding sequence ATGCCGGCGGTGTCCGCCAACCCCGAGGGACTGGCCGCCGAGCAGGACGACCAGCCGATCAAGGGCCGCAAGAACGGCCTGTACGGAGAGGTCTCCGACGAGCTCGCGGCCTCCATGAAGACCGGCTGGGCCGACACCGAACTGCGCGGCCTCCAGCCGGTCGCCCAGGCCCCGTACGCGGCCGAGCGACGCGCGAAGCTCTCCGCCCGCTTCCCCGGCGAGCGGCTGGTCGTGCCGGCCGGCCACCTGCGGGTGCGCGCCAACGACACCGACTACCCGTTCCGCGCCGCGAGCGAGTACGTCCACCTCACCGGTGACCAGACCGAGGACGCGGTGCTCGTCGCCGAGCCGAACGGCACCGGCCACGACTTCACCCTCTACCTGCTGCCCCGCTCCGACCGCGAGAACGGCGAGTTCTGGCTCGACGGCAACGGCGAGCTGTGGGTCGGCCGCCGGCACAGCCTGGAGGAGGCGCAGGCGCTGCTCGGGCTGCCGGCCCGCGACGTCCGCAAGGCCGCCGAGGAGCTGGCCGCCGCCACCGCGGTGCCCACCCGGATCGTCCGCGGCTACGACGCCGCCCTGGAGGAGGCACTCAGCGGCGTCCTCGACGAGGAGCACGACGACGAGCTGAAGGTCTTCCTCAGCGGGCTGCGCCTGGTCAAGGACGCGTGGGAGGTGGGCGAGCTCCGCGCCGCCTGCACCGCGACCGTGAACGGCTTCACCGACGTCGTCCGCGAGCTCGGCCAGGCCGTCGCCACCTCCGAGCGCTGGATCGAGGGCACCTTCTGGCGCCGCGCCCGCGTCGAGGGCAACGACGTCGGCTACGGCTCGATCTGCGCCGCCGGCCCGCACGCCACCACCCTGCACTGGGTCCGCAACGACGGCGACGTGCGCCCGGGCGAGCTGCTGCTGCTCGACGCCGGTGTGGAGACCACCACCCTCTACACCGCCGACGTCACCCGCACCCTGCCCATCGACGGCCGGTTCAACGCGCTCCAGCGCAAGATCTACGACGCGGTGTACGACGCCCAGGAGGCGGGCATCGCGGCGGTGCGACCGGGCGGCCTGTTCCGCGACTTCCACGACGCCGCGCAGCGCGTGCTCGCCGAGCGGCTGCTGGCCTGGGGCCTGCTGGACGCCTCGGTGTACGACGTCGAGAAGGTGCTGGAGCTCGGCCTCCAGCGCCGCTGGACGCTGCACGGCACCGGCCACATGCTCGGCCTCGACGTGCACGACTGCGCGCACGCCCGCCGGGAGAACTACGTGGACGCCGTGCTGGAGCCCGGCATGGTGCTCACCGTCGAGCCGGGTCTGTACTTCCAGCTGGACGACCTGACCGTGCCGGAGGAGTACCGCGGCATCGGTGTCCGGATCGAGGACGACATCCTGGTCACCGCCGACGGCAACGAGAACCTCTCGGCCGGGCTGCCGCGCCGCTCCGACGAGGTCGAGTCCTGGATGGCGGGGCTCACGGGCTGA
- a CDS encoding MerR family transcriptional regulator, whose translation MGGYSVGQVAKAAGVTVRTLHHYDRIGLLSPSGRTPAGYRRYEDADLDRLQQVLFYRELGFPLEEIAAILDDRSVSPAEHLRRQRSLIGDRIRHLQGLAAAVERAMEAQKMGMQLTPEEKFEVFGKDYQESWEGEAEQRWGGTEAWAQSQRRTGGYSKADWQRIKADMDGLDSRLGEAFTAGVRPDSEQAAALAEEHRRHITDNFYECHYAIHRGLAAMYVADPRFTATYDRIAPGLAQWLHDAIVANADRAEG comes from the coding sequence ATGGGCGGCTACTCGGTGGGCCAGGTCGCCAAGGCGGCCGGAGTGACGGTCCGCACCCTGCACCACTACGACCGGATCGGCCTGCTGTCGCCGAGCGGACGCACCCCGGCCGGCTACCGCCGGTACGAGGACGCGGACCTCGACCGGCTGCAGCAGGTCCTGTTCTACCGGGAGCTGGGCTTCCCCCTGGAGGAGATCGCGGCCATCCTGGACGACCGGTCCGTCTCGCCCGCGGAGCACCTGCGCCGTCAGCGCAGCCTCATCGGCGACCGGATCCGGCATCTCCAGGGCCTCGCCGCGGCAGTCGAACGAGCCATGGAGGCACAGAAGATGGGCATGCAGCTGACACCCGAGGAGAAGTTCGAGGTGTTCGGGAAGGACTACCAGGAGAGCTGGGAGGGCGAGGCGGAGCAGCGCTGGGGCGGGACCGAGGCCTGGGCGCAGTCCCAGCGCCGCACCGGCGGCTACTCCAAGGCCGACTGGCAGCGCATCAAGGCGGACATGGACGGGCTCGACTCCCGTCTGGGCGAGGCCTTCACGGCCGGCGTCCGGCCGGACTCGGAGCAGGCCGCCGCGCTCGCCGAGGAGCACCGCCGGCACATCACCGACAACTTCTACGAGTGCCACTACGCGATCCACCGCGGCCTCGCCGCGATGTACGTCGCCGATCCGCGCTTCACCGCCACCTACGACCGGATCGCACCCGGCCTCGCCCAGTGGCTGCACGACGCCATCGTGGCCAACGCCGACCGCGCGGAGGGCTGA
- a CDS encoding PPOX class F420-dependent oxidoreductase has translation MTRMTEPEWRAFLAHGTRTAKLATTRSDGRPHVAPVWFLLDGDDLVLNTNRATVKGRTLARDPRVMVCVDDERPPFAFVLVQGRATLSDDLAEVRTWAARIAARYMGEERAEEYGARNGVPGELLVRVRIEKVTAQGGIAD, from the coding sequence ATGACCCGGATGACCGAACCCGAGTGGCGGGCCTTCCTCGCCCACGGCACCCGCACCGCCAAGCTCGCCACCACCCGCTCCGACGGCCGTCCGCACGTGGCGCCCGTCTGGTTCCTGCTGGACGGCGACGACCTCGTCCTCAACACCAACCGCGCCACCGTCAAGGGCCGCACGCTGGCCCGCGACCCGCGGGTGATGGTCTGCGTCGACGACGAGCGGCCGCCGTTCGCGTTCGTCCTCGTCCAGGGCCGCGCCACCCTCTCCGACGACCTGGCCGAGGTCCGCACCTGGGCCGCCCGGATCGCCGCCCGCTACATGGGCGAGGAGCGGGCCGAGGAGTACGGCGCCCGCAACGGCGTCCCCGGCGAACTGCTCGTCCGGGTGCGGATCGAGAAGGTCACCGCGCAGGGCGGCATCGCGGACTGA
- a CDS encoding glycerophosphodiester phosphodiesterase family protein has translation MGRAASSAPADPAPGRTAVQVVAHRGSSAALPEHTLEAYRLAIDEGADALECDVRLTADGRLVCVHDRTVRRTSDGRGAVSAMTLAELSALDFGSWKSPEAPRPSGILTLAGLLELVADAGRPVGLAIETKHPTRYAGRTEAELLRMLDHYGLLPRTPEESSVRVMSFSELSLHRIRRAAPALPTVYLLERRLPVLGRTRSLPGGAGIAGPGIELVRRDPGLVTALRRAGHRVHVWTVDEPADVELCLGLGVEALITNRPREVLAQLGR, from the coding sequence CTGGGCCGGGCCGCCTCGTCGGCGCCGGCCGACCCGGCGCCGGGCCGCACCGCCGTGCAGGTCGTCGCCCACCGGGGTTCCTCGGCGGCGCTGCCGGAGCACACCCTGGAGGCGTACCGGCTGGCGATCGACGAGGGCGCGGACGCCCTGGAGTGCGACGTCCGGCTGACCGCCGACGGCCGGCTGGTCTGTGTGCACGACCGGACGGTGCGGCGGACCTCGGACGGCCGCGGTGCGGTGTCCGCGATGACCCTCGCCGAGCTGTCGGCGCTGGACTTCGGGTCGTGGAAGTCCCCCGAGGCGCCGCGGCCGAGCGGGATCCTGACCCTGGCCGGGCTGTTGGAGCTGGTCGCCGACGCCGGGCGGCCGGTCGGACTCGCGATCGAGACCAAGCACCCGACCCGGTACGCCGGCCGGACGGAGGCGGAGCTGCTGCGGATGCTGGACCACTACGGGCTGCTGCCGCGGACGCCCGAGGAGTCCTCCGTACGGGTGATGAGCTTCTCTGAGCTGTCGCTGCACCGCATCCGGCGGGCCGCACCCGCGCTGCCGACCGTCTACCTGCTGGAGCGCCGGCTGCCGGTGCTGGGCCGGACGCGCTCGCTGCCCGGCGGTGCGGGCATCGCCGGGCCGGGCATCGAGCTGGTACGGCGCGACCCGGGACTGGTGACGGCGTTGCGCCGGGCCGGGCACCGGGTGCACGTGTGGACGGTCGACGAGCCCGCGGACGTCGAACTCTGCCTGGGGCTCGGGGTGGAGGCGCTCATCACCAACCGCCCGCGGGAGGTGCTGGCGCAGCTCGGCCGCTGA
- a CDS encoding ATP-binding protein, translated as MKCPRTIAGRSFPTHSQGASIPRQTLKEVPGVALMVARAVPDKIGPTTSSMAVPHGPASVGTARRRMRRELGDRGIPDAVVDDAVLILSELLSNSCRYARPLGKLTELDGDTDGGGGYNGARGNGAAARGTRHDQYGGPGEPEPGGILVRWWTSEDGPLTLAVTDGGAVTRPMPAAPSLTARGGRGLSIVGKLSCAWGVRDAPGEVTVWAAVALRTDKADDLTGGPTG; from the coding sequence ATGAAATGTCCGCGCACGATCGCGGGCCGGTCGTTTCCGACGCATTCCCAGGGGGCATCCATCCCTCGGCAGACGCTGAAGGAGGTCCCGGGGGTGGCGTTGATGGTGGCGCGTGCTGTGCCCGACAAGATCGGGCCGACTACGTCGTCCATGGCAGTGCCGCACGGTCCGGCCAGCGTCGGAACCGCCCGGCGCCGCATGCGACGTGAACTCGGCGACCGCGGGATACCGGATGCGGTCGTGGACGACGCGGTGTTGATCCTTTCCGAACTGCTCAGCAATTCCTGTCGATACGCCCGCCCGTTGGGAAAGCTCACCGAGCTGGACGGCGACACGGATGGCGGCGGCGGATACAACGGCGCCCGCGGCAACGGCGCGGCCGCCCGCGGCACCCGTCACGACCAGTACGGCGGGCCGGGCGAACCGGAACCGGGCGGCATCCTGGTGCGCTGGTGGACGAGCGAGGACGGCCCGCTCACGCTCGCCGTCACCGACGGCGGCGCGGTCACCCGGCCGATGCCGGCCGCCCCCTCGCTGACGGCGCGCGGCGGCCGCGGGCTGAGCATCGTCGGCAAGCTGTCCTGCGCCTGGGGCGTCCGGGACGCGCCCGGCGAGGTCACGGTCTGGGCCGCGGTGGCGCTGCGGACGGACAAGGCAGACGACCTGACGGGCGGGCCCACCGGGTAG
- a CDS encoding GNAT family N-acetyltransferase: MSEPGEPHCVLTGRLDLRAVTQQDLAELYRINSDPRTWAHLPEGRHAHPVTTREWIARAAARWEEDGLSYWTARLRTTGEVIGIGGPQRQPPGFWNLYYRLDPAHWGRGYATELSLAARAAAAQHSPDLPFVAWIHAHNTASRRVAERLGLRDWGLRPEPWHGELMHAYAEHDPAG, translated from the coding sequence ATGAGCGAACCGGGCGAACCCCACTGTGTCCTGACCGGCCGCCTCGACCTGCGCGCCGTCACCCAGCAGGACCTCGCCGAGCTGTACCGGATCAACTCCGACCCCCGCACCTGGGCCCACCTCCCCGAGGGCCGGCACGCCCACCCCGTCACCACCCGCGAGTGGATAGCCCGCGCCGCCGCCCGCTGGGAGGAGGACGGCCTCAGCTACTGGACGGCCCGGCTGCGCACCACCGGCGAGGTCATCGGCATCGGCGGCCCGCAGCGCCAGCCGCCCGGCTTCTGGAACCTCTACTACCGCCTCGACCCCGCCCACTGGGGCCGCGGCTACGCCACCGAGCTGTCCCTGGCCGCCCGCGCCGCGGCCGCGCAGCACAGTCCCGACCTCCCGTTCGTCGCCTGGATCCACGCCCACAACACCGCCTCCCGGCGGGTCGCCGAACGCCTCGGCCTGCGCGACTGGGGCCTGCGCCCGGAGCCGTGGCACGGCGAACTCATGCACGCGTACGCCGAACACGACCCGGCCGGCTGA
- a CDS encoding MarR family winged helix-turn-helix transcriptional regulator, translated as MPDRDAALETIQRELTAFARRARHKAAQMHPDLSLVTYSMLDLVKERGGCRAADLAAYFMLDKSTVSRQVTALERLGLLTREADPDDQRGQLLRPSDAGLRVLAEAAEQRRLAFTARFDDWPDEDVARFAGYLARYGAAD; from the coding sequence ATGCCCGACCGCGACGCCGCACTGGAGACCATCCAGCGCGAGCTCACCGCGTTCGCCCGCCGGGCCCGCCACAAGGCCGCGCAGATGCACCCCGACCTCTCGCTGGTCACCTACAGCATGCTCGACCTCGTGAAGGAGCGGGGCGGCTGCCGGGCCGCCGACCTCGCCGCGTACTTCATGCTCGACAAGTCCACGGTCAGCCGGCAGGTGACCGCGCTGGAACGCCTCGGCCTGCTCACCCGCGAGGCCGACCCGGACGACCAGCGCGGCCAGCTGCTGCGCCCCAGCGACGCCGGCCTGCGGGTGCTCGCCGAGGCCGCCGAGCAGCGCCGCCTGGCCTTCACCGCCCGCTTCGACGACTGGCCGGACGAGGACGTCGCCCGGTTCGCGGGCTACCTCGCCCGGTACGGCGCCGCGGACTGA
- a CDS encoding bifunctional DNA primase/polymerase codes for MRRMQLRWPGSRRREQSALLLAALEAVDHGWPVLPGARAVRGLFGPCSCGEPRCPLAGAHPHDPPLAGATTDARMVQWWWEHRAPGAPVIAATGRTFCAVSLPAASGARVLTYFAETGVAVGPVLATPSRYALLVAPFTLEDLGALLAERPWVPGALRYHGPGGYVLLPPSQTGAGGVHWVSAPGDGEVWLPQVGPLLEGLIAASVAESDGSPLSY; via the coding sequence ATGCGTCGGATGCAGTTGCGGTGGCCCGGCAGCCGCCGTCGGGAGCAGAGCGCCTTGCTGCTGGCCGCGTTGGAGGCGGTGGACCACGGCTGGCCCGTGCTGCCCGGGGCGCGGGCCGTGCGGGGGCTGTTCGGGCCGTGCTCGTGCGGCGAGCCGCGCTGTCCGCTGGCCGGCGCCCACCCGCACGATCCGCCGCTGGCCGGGGCGACGACCGACGCCCGGATGGTGCAGTGGTGGTGGGAGCACCGGGCGCCCGGTGCTCCGGTCATCGCGGCCACCGGCCGGACATTCTGCGCCGTCAGTCTCCCTGCGGCGTCCGGGGCCCGGGTGCTGACGTACTTCGCCGAGACGGGCGTGGCCGTGGGTCCCGTCCTGGCGACGCCGTCCCGGTACGCGCTGCTGGTGGCCCCGTTCACCCTGGAGGACCTCGGTGCGCTGCTGGCCGAGCGGCCCTGGGTGCCGGGCGCGCTGCGCTACCACGGTCCGGGCGGGTACGTGCTGCTGCCGCCGTCCCAGACCGGTGCGGGCGGGGTGCACTGGGTGTCGGCGCCGGGTGACGGCGAGGTGTGGCTGCCCCAGGTCGGCCCGCTGCTGGAGGGGTTGATCGCGGCGAGCGTCGCGGAGTCGGACGGCAGTCCGCTCTCGTACTGA